A region from the Vicia villosa cultivar HV-30 ecotype Madison, WI linkage group LG3, Vvil1.0, whole genome shotgun sequence genome encodes:
- the LOC131654838 gene encoding uncharacterized protein LOC131654838: protein MSPIEESATSSFASKEPQDDSKPLWRFVTVVQNNDSAGGNKLWRCNFCQKEVRSSYSRVRFHLLKIAGEGVQVCPKVTDILLTDLNRICGEAENRLKPKHVPLPSSKPSQIPPVVPQKRRKSSIENAFNVDDRNQLRETIARMFYSGGLSFHLARNPYYVSSYSFAANHNLSGFLPPSYNALRTTLLKQERANIERLLQPIKSLWALKGVTLVSDGWTDVQRRPLINFIGICEGGPIFLKAVDGSNEYKDKHYMASIFIDVIKEVGPQNVVQIITDNAPVCKAAGMLIEAEFNHIFWTPCVVHTLNLALKNICAAKNIVGNENVYNECNWITEVVDDVSFIKTFIMTHSMALAIFNEFSTLKLLSIGETRFASMIVMLKRIKLLKTALQRMVISDQWSTYKEDNQPRAAHVKDLLLNDVWWDKIDYILSFTNPIYDMLRICDTDASTLHKVYEMWDSMIENVRAIIYRHEGIETTETSNVCPFYDVVYTILNSRWGKSCTPLHCLAHSMNPRYYSDVWLREAPNRIPPHQDSEVSNERNKCLKRYFPSSVERNKVYEEYGRFSSCSGPFASFDSIEGRYILDAKTWWVTHGSSTPCLQKIALKLLVQPCSSSCSERNWSTYSFIHSLKRNKMDPKRAEDLVYVHTNLRLLSRNEEGYKKGETKLWDISGDAHDPLDGVGIELAELSLDEPELEATMFFDDGNGGEETDTIRVSS from the exons ATGTCTCCAATAGAAGAGAGTGCTACTAGTTCGTTTGCTTCAAAAGAACCCCAAGATGATAGTAAACCACTATGGAGATTTGTCACTGTGGTGCAGAATAATGATTCTGCAGGTGGAAACAAGCTTTGGAGGTGCAACTTTTGTCAAAAAGAGGTGAGGAGTTCATACTCTAGAGTGAGATTTCACTTATTGAAAATTGCTGGTGAAGGAGTTCAGGTATGTCCTAAGGTTACTGATATATTGTTGACTGATTTGAATAGAATATGTGGAGAGGCTGAGAATAGATTAAAGCCAAAACATGTTCCATTGCCTTCCTCTAAACCATCTCAAATCCCACCAGTAGTGCCACAAAAGAGAAGAAAGAGTAGTATAGAAAATGCCTTTAATGTTGATGATAGGAATCAGCTTAGAGAAACTATAGCAAGGATGTTTTATTCTGGTGGCTTATCTTTCCATCTTGCTAGAAATCCTTACTATGTTAGTTCTTATTCTTTTGCTGCTAATCACAACCTCAGTGGCTTCCTTCCTCCTAGTTATAATGCCCTAAGAACCACTCTTTTGAAGCAAGAGAGAGCTAATATTGAAAGGTTGCTTCAACCTATAAAATCTCTGTGGGCATTGAAGGGAGTTACATTGGTTTCTGATGGCTGGACTGATGTGCAAAGGAGACCTTTGATAAATTTCATTGGCATTTGTGAAGGAGGACCTATATTTTTAAAAGCTGTAGATGGCTCCAATGAATATAAAGACAAACATTATATGGCCAGCATATTTATAGATGTTATCAAGGAGGTAGGGCCACAAAATGTTGTGCAAATCATAACTGATAATGCTCCTGTTTGCAAGGCTGCAGGAATGTTAATTGAAGCTGAATTCAATCATATATTTTGGACACCTTGTGTGGTTCATACATTGAATTTAGCtttgaaaaatatttgtgcaGCTAAGAACATTGTTGGAAATGAAAATGTTTATAATGAATGCAATTGGATCACTGAAGTGGTTGATGATGTATCTTTTATCAAGACTTTCATTATGACTCACTCTATGGCATtggctatttttaatgaattttctaCTTTGAAATTGCTTTCTATTGGTGAGACGCGTTTTGCGTCAATGATAGTGATGCTAAAAAGAATCAAGCTGCTCAAAACCGCTTTGCAAAGGATGGTTATTAGTGATCAGTGGAGTACTTACAAGGAAGATAATCAACCAAGAGCTGCACATGTGAAGGACCTTCTTTTAAATGATGTATGGTGGGACAAAATAGATTACATCCTTTCTTTCACAAATCCCATATATGACATGCTTCGAATATGTGACACTGATGCTTCTACCCTTCATAAAGTATATGAAATGTGGGATTCTATGATTGAAAATGTAAGGGCAATTATTTATAGGCATGAGGGAATAGAAACAACGGAAACGTCCAATGTTTGCCCTTTTTATGATGTTGTTTATACCATACTCAATTCTAGATGGGGTAAGAGTTGCACTCCACTTCATTGTTTGGCACATTCAATGAATCCAAG gtATTATAGTGATGTGTGGCTTAGGGAAGCTCCAAATAGGATTCCTCCTCATCAAGATTCAGAAGTTTCTAATGAGAGGAACAAGtgtttgaaaagatattttccATCATCTGTTGAGAGAAATAAGGTGTATGAAGAATACGGCCGATTTTCATCTTGTAGTGGTCCCTTTGCTtcttttgactctattgaaggtaGGTATATATTAGATGCAAAAACTTGGTGGGTGACGCATGGATCTTCCACACCTTGTCTCCAAAAAATTGCTTTAAAGCTTCTTGTGCAGCCTTGTTCTTCATCATGTTCTGAGAGAAATTGGAGTACTTACtcttttattcattctttgaaaagaaataaaatggatCCAAAAAGGGCTGAAGATTTAGTTTATGTGCATACTAATCTTCGACTCTTGTCAAGGAACGAAGAAGGGTATAAGAAAGGAGAGACAAAGTTGTGGGACATTAGTGGAGATGCGCATGACCCGCTTGATGGTGTTGGAATTGAATTAGCTGAGTTATCTTTAGATGAACCGGAGTTGGAGGCTACAATGTTCTTTGATGATGGAAACGGAGGAGAGGAGACTGATACAATCCGTGTTTCTTCTTAA
- the LOC131657471 gene encoding F-box protein CPR1-like, producing MYKLAVSDTYRCNGTLCLEYHNIYGDLKLMLWNPTTAEVKLIPDKSNSFSNVWAHHYQVGYDRVKDDYKMIRCTHSPKSHRRCSLQVSSFWEIFSLKTNSWRKIHDDMPHSDRCVREVYLDGVSHWWDQCWLVSFDFIKESFITTTIPSYERDVFYFNPPLAVLNGSIAFMRNYEETSTFHISILGELGVGKSWTKFFIVGPLPCLMCPIGIGKKGNILIRKKDDGLAWFDLSTGTIYDIGVTAGSDCKLLYQKESLLPIGGIYSKFSSCFHPEAI from the exons ATGTATAAGTTAGCCGTATCGGATACGTATCG TTGTAATGGCACTCTTTGTCTCGAATATCATAACATCTATGGCGATCTTAAACTTATGCTGTGGAATCCGACTACCGCGGAAGTCAAGTTAATTCCCGATAAATCTAATAGTTTTTCCAATGTTTGGGCTCATCATTATCAAGTTGGTTATGATCGTGTTAAAGATGACTATAAGATGATTCGGTGTACACATTCTCCAAAATCTCACCGTCGTTGCAGTCTCCAGGTTTCTTCCTTTTGGGAGATATTTAGCCTAAAGACTAACTCTTGGAGGAAAATTCACGACGATATGCCTCATTCAGATAGATGTGTCAGAGAAGTGTATTTGGATGGAGTGTCTCATTGGTGGGATCAATGTTGGTTGGTATCATTTGACTTCATCAAGGAATCTTTCATTACAACAACCATACCCTCTTACGAGCgtgatgttttttattttaatccacCATTGGCGGTATTAAATGGATCTATTGCTtttatgagaaattatgaagagaCAAGTACATTTCATATTTCAATTTTGGGTGAACTCGGTGTAGGGAAATCTTGGACTAAATTCTTCATTGTTGGGCCTTTACCTTGCCTTATGTGTCCGATTGGCATAGGGAAGAAGGGGAATATATTGATCAGAAAGAAAGACGACGGACTAGCTTGGTTTGATTTAAGTACCGGGACGATTTATGATATCGGTGTTACAGCGGGATCTGATTGCAAACTGTTATACCAAAAAGAAAGCCTTCTTCCAATTGGAGGAATATATAGTAAATTTTCTTCTTGTTTTCATCCAGAAGCTATATGA
- the LOC131660197 gene encoding protein mago nashi homolog: MATEEENTEFYLRYYVGHKGKFGHEFLEFEFRPDGKLRYANNSNYKNDTIIRKEVYLTPAVLRECRRIISDSEIMKEDDNNWPEPDRVGRQELEIVMGNEHISFTTSKIGSLVDVQSSADPEGLRIFYYLVQDLKCFVFSLISLHFKIKPI, translated from the exons ATGGCGACCGAAGAAGAGAACACAGAGTTCTACTTGAGATACTATGTTGGACATAAGGGCAAATTCGGTCACGAATTCTTGGAGTTCGAGTTCAGACCCGATGGCAAGCTTCGATATGCTAACAACTCCAATTACAAAAACGATACCATCATTCGCAAGGAGGTTTACCTCACTCCCGCCGTTCTTCGCGAGTGTCGCCGCATCATTTCCGATAGCGAG ATTATGAAGGAAGATGATAACAACTGGCCGGAGCCGGACCGGGTGGGGCGTCAGGAGCTTGAGATTGTGATGGGGAATGAGCATATCTCCTTCACAACGTCCAAGATTGGGTCTCTTGTCGACGTTCAAAGCAGCGCAGATCCTGAAGGGCTTCGCATCTTTTACTATCTTGTTCAG GATTTGAAGTGCTTTGTCTTCTCTCTTATTTCACTTCACTTCAAGATCAAGCCTATATAA